A stretch of DNA from Sphingomonas sp. SORGH_AS_0879:
ATCCTGTCCCGCCTCGATCGCGGCGATTTCAGCGACGCCGATATTGAGGACGCGGGCGATCGATGGGCGCACGATCACCGCTATGCCGAACATGTCCGGGCGATCGACAGCCATGTCCCCGCCCGCTTCAATGCCGACCCGCGCTGTCTGTTCGAGGCGGCGGGAAGTGCGGGCAAGCTGATCGTCTTCGCGGTCCGCCTCGACACCTTCGCGCGCGAAGAGGGCACCGCCACCTTCTATATCGGCACCAATGAACCCGACCGCCTGACCGACCTGCGGCGGACGATGCTGCGCGATTTCGACAGTCTGCCGATCGCGGGCGAATATATGCACCGCACCGCCTTCGACGTGGCGGATCGCTATGGCCGCGACACCTTCTTCGCGATCGAGCGGCTCGGCACCGACCGGCTGCCTGCGCTTTTCGCCGCCAAGGCCTGCTTCGATGCCGTGGCCGATCATATGTCCCGGGGGTTGAGCGACCGCCTGCTGCAAACAGCGGGTCGGTTCATACCGGATCACCTGCCCGCCTGGATGCGGAGCTATCGCGATCGGTTCGCGCATCACCTGATGCTGAAGGTGTCGGGCGACCAGATCGACCAGACCCGCGCCCTGCTCACCCGGCTGTTTCCCGGCGACGACGCGGGCGACCATGTCGAATGCAGCGCAGCGGATAGCGCCAAGGCGTTCCTCCACCGGTTCGTCGCGGCGGGTGCCGCGGTCCGCTACCGCGCGGTCCATGCCGACGCCGTCGCCGATATCGTCGCGCTCGACGTCGCGCTGCCCCGCAATGCCGCGACATGGACCGAGACATTGCCGCCCGCGCTCGACGCCCAGGTCATTCATGCGCTCTATTACGGGCATTTCTTCTGCCACGTCTTTCATCAGGACTATATCGTCCGAAAAGGCAACGACCCCGTGGCGTTCGAGCATGCGCTATGGGCATTGCTCGACGCGCGCGGGGCGCAATATCCGGCCGAGCACAATGTCGGCCATCTCTATGTCGCACCACCCGCGCTGGCTGAATTCTACCGCCGGATCGATCCACGAAACCAGCTCAACCCCGGCATTGGCCAGACGCCCCGTGCGCGCCACTGGAGCAACGCATCGGACGGTCCGGCTTGAGCGTCCGTCGCCCCCGGGGCCATGGCCAGCCGTTATGGCCGTCCGCCATGGTGGAATGGGTGGCCATCCGTCGACATGCTATGGCGGAGCGATGGAGCGCATGAAGTTTCGAGCCGCGCGAACCCGCCGCGCCCGCATCGCCCCACTTCTCGCGTGGCTCGCCATCTGCGCCGCGCCTGCGTCCGCCGCGCCTGCCGCCTGCCCGATCCTGAGCGCCCCATCGACCCGCGCCAGCGATACGCGCTTCGCCCGGATCGACGCGGCGGTCCGCGGCGGCGTCGGTACGCTCTATCCGGGCGCGGTGCTGCTCGTGACCGATCGCGGGCGGATCGTCCATCGCGCGGCCTTCGGCCATGCCCAGACGCTGACCACGGCACCGGACGGCACGCCGCACCCACTCGCAACGCCGCGAGCAATGAGCGTCGATACGCTCTTCGACATGGCCTCCGTCACCAAGATCGAGGCGACGACCGCCGCAATCCTGCATCTCATGGGCACCCGCCGCCTGTCCCTCGACGACCGGCTGGGCGCGCTGCTGCCGGAGTTCCAAGGGACAGACAAGGCGGACATCACCGTCCGCCAGTTGCTGACCCACCGCGCAGGGCTATGGGAATGGCAGCCGACCTGGCTCCACCGCGACGCCTCGGGCGAGATACTGCCCTATCTGGCGGCCCTGCCGCTCCGCTATCCGGTGGGCTCGCGCTTCGCCTATTCCGATCTTGGCTTCATGCTGCTCGGAGCCATTGTCGAGCGGGTCGCGGGCATGAAGCTGGACCGCTATGTCCGCGAAGAGCTCTATCGCCCGCTTGGCATGACCGATACCGGCTTCGTGCCGTCATCGACCTTGCGCAGACGTGCCGCCGCGACATCGCAGGGTGACGCGTATCAGCGGCGCATGGCGGAGACCGGCAAGCCCTATCCCGCCGCGCCCTTCCCGCCCGCCCAGCCCTTTGCCGGTTATCGAAACCATATGCTGGTCGGCGAGGCGAACGATGCCAATGCGGCGCTTGGCTGGCGCGGGGTGGCGGGGCATGCTGGGCTGTTCTCGACCGCGACCGACCTTGCCCGCTATGCGCAGGCGCTGCTGAACGGCGGCTGCCATGGCCGCTGGCGGCTCGCACCCGCCTCGACGATCGCCGCATTCGAGCAGACGCCGTTCGACGCCGATCAGGCCCTGGGCTTCCACAAGACGCAGCTCCCCGGGATCGCCGCCCCCTTTTACGGCCATTCGGGCTTTACCGGCACCTGGTTCGCCTTCTCCCCACAACTGGACATGACCGTCGTGCTGCTCACCAACCGGGTCCACCGTCCGGACGGCGAGCCCTATCCCGCGCTCGACACCCTGCGCGAGACGGTGCTGCTGGATGCGGTGGCGACGGTGCTCGATAATCGCAATAAGGAGAAGACATGGCGCTGAACCTGGGCGTGATCGAGGGCTTTTTCGGCAAGCCTTGGAGCTGGGCGGACCGTACCACGGTGCTGCGCACGCTGGCGGGGGCGGGCTATCGTTTCTATCATTACGGGCCCAAGGCCGACCCGTTCCTGCGCCGCCGCTGGCGCGAGCCGCATCCGCCGGAACAATTCGCTCCGCTGGCCGCCTTCGCCGCCGAGTGCAGGAGGTTGGGCGTGCGCTTCGGCGTGGCGTTGACCCCGGCGGGCAGCACGCATCCTTTCAACGAGGAATCCCGTGCGGCGCTGACGCGGAAGCTGCGGCAACTCGACGCGCTGGGCATCGACGACCTCGCCATCCTGTTCGACGACCTGCCCGCCGACCTGCCCGATCTGGCGCGGAGTCAGGCCGAACTGGTCGACTTCTGCGCGAACAACAGCCGCGCGACCCAGGTCTTCTTCTGCCCGAGCTTCTATTCGGACGATCCGATCCTGGAACGCGCCTGGGGCAAGCGGCCGCCGGACTATCTGCAACGGTTGGGCCGCCATCTCGATCGCAAGGTGCGGGTCTATTGGACCGGCGAGGAAGTGGTCTCGCGTGAGATCGGCGTCGCCCATCTGGAGCGGGTGCAGCACGAACTCGGGCGCAAGGTGTGCCTGTGGGACAATTACCCCGTCAATGACGGCGTGCGCATGTCGCAGTATCTCCACCTGCGCGCCTTTACCGGCCGTCCCGCGGCGATCCGCCATCATGTCACCGGTCATGCGATCAACCCCGCGTCGCAACCGCTCCTGTCCTGCATCCCCGCGCTGACGCTCGCCGCCAGCTACCGCGAAGGGGAACGCTACGCCTATGGCCAGGCCTTTCTGACGGCGGCGACCAAGGTGCTGGGCGCCGATTTCGGGACCATGTTGCACCGCGACATCCTGCCGCTTCAGGATACCGGCCTCGACAATCTCGGCCCTCGTTTCGCCGAGTTGCGCGAGCGCTATGGGGCGATCGATCATCCGGCGGCGCGAGAAATCACCGACTGGCTGGACGGTCGCTTCCGCACGACGCTGGAAGAGGTGCAGACGCAGTAGAGGCAAGGATCGGACATGACGCAGTTCTTTCTCGGCGTGGACGCGGGTGGCAGCCATTGCCGTTGCCGCCTGGTCGACGGCACCGGTCAGGTGCTGGCCACCGCCCAGGCGGGCCCGGCCAATGCCGGACTGGGGCTGGACGCGCTCTATGCGACCCTGCGCCGGGTGACCGAGGACGCGGTCCGCGCGGCGGGGCTGGACGCGGCGCAGGTCGCGGGGGTCCGGGCGGCGATGGGTATCGCGGGCATCTCGCGGCCCGGCGTGCGGGCGGCGCTGGAGGGCTTCGCCTTTCCCTTCGCCTCGACGGTGTTCGACACCGATGCCGTCATCGCCAATCTGGGGGCCCATGGTGGCGGCGACGGGGCGATATTGATCATCGGCACCGGCAGCATCGCACAGGTGCGCGTGGGGGGGCAGAGCTTCCGGATCGGCGGCTATGGCTTTCCGATTTCGGACGAGGGCAGCGGCGCGGCCCTGGGCCTCAGCGCGATGCGCCATGCGCTGCGGGCGCTGGACGGGCGGACCCGCGCGACGCCGCTCAGCACCGCCGTCACCGAGCGGTTCGGCCATGATACGGCCCGCGCCATCGCCTGGATGGATCAGGCGACCCCGCGCGACTATGGCAGCTTCGCGCCGCTGGTGATGGACTATGCCGAGGCGGACGATGCGATCGCCCGCTCGATCGTCGAGGATGCCGCAGGCCATATCGAACGGTTCATCGAGACGATCTATGAACGCGGCGCGCCCCGCTGCGCGCTGCTCGGAGGCCTGTCGGCGAAGATGCGCCCCTGGTTGCGCGCACGAACCGTCGCCCGGCTCAGCGAACCGCTGGGCGATGCGTTGAGCGGAGCGCTGTATCTTGCGGGCCTGCCCACCCGGACGACGGAGATTTTGCCATGATCGCGCGCCGACGCTTCCTCGCCGCCACCGGGCTGGCCGCGCTCGGCCCGGTCGCCGCACCGTTGCTCAAGGCGTTGCCCGCCCCGCCGCCCGCCCCGGCCCTGCTCGCGTCCAACGCGCTCGCGCTGTTGCGGGGCTGACCGACCGCCGCTCAGTTCGCGGCGGCGATCGCCACCAGCGCCGCGTCGATCGCCGCCGTAGCGCTCGCGTCGTCGGCCATGTCGTTGGCATAGGCGGCGAAGGTCAGCATCCGCCCGCTCGCCGCGATCATCGTCCCCGCCAGCGCATTGGCGGCGTTGAGCGTGCCGGTCTTCGCCATCAACCGCCCCGCCAGCGGGGTGCCGACGAACCGCCGCGCGAGCGTGCCGTCGGTGGCGGCAACGGGAAACGTCGCCAGCCATGCCGCACCCCAGGGCTGGGTCTCCGCCCAGCGCAACAGCGCCACCGTCGCGCGCGGGGTGACGCGGTTATAGTTGGACATGCCCGCCCCATCGGCAAAGTCATAGGTCGCGCGGGGCACGCCAGCACGGGCCAGCACCGTGTCGACGACGGCATGCCCATCGGCGACCGACCCGCTCGGCCCCAGTCGGCGCAGCAGCAGTTCGGCGTGGAGATTCTGGCTCGTCTTGTTGGTCTCGCGCAGATCCTCGGCGAGCGGCGGTGGCGTCAGGCTCGCCAGCACCGGCACGGGCGCAACCACCGCAACGGGGCGGCCCCCGCGTCGCACGGGATCGTCGGCGTCCGTCAAGGACCGGTGCCGCACGGTGATCCGCCCCGTCACTGTCACGCCCGCCGCCCGCAGAAGTTGCGCGAACCGCCAGGCCGCCCGGTGCGCCGGATCATCGACTCCCAATCTCAGGACGACCGGCGCTGTCGCCAAGGCGAGACTGCCGGTCACACGCACAAGGTCGCTGCCCGGCATACGCTCGACCGAGAGCGTCCGCGCCCCGCCCGCCGCGCCCGTCGTCGCGGCATTGTCGATCCGGTAATAGCCGTCACCTACGACCCGTGGCGGCGCACCCGGCGCGGTGGGTGTCACGGTCAGCGTCGCGACATTGTCGTCCAGCGTCAGCGCCGAGATGCCGGTGCCATAGGCACCGCTCATGTTGTTCCAGCTCATGCCCTTTGGCCAGCGTTCGTCGGGGAATGCCGTGTCGTCGCCGACCACATCGCCCACCGCCCGCGTCCGGCGGGCGACCGCCGTCGCCAGTTCCGCCAGGCAATCGACCCGGCAATCGGGCGCGGAGGACAGGCGGGCATCGCCATGCCCCGCCAGGATCACCGTCGGCGTGCCCTGCCCCTCCAGCCGAACCGTCGCCCCACCCGACACATCGGGCGTCGCCACGTTCAGCGTCGCAAAGGCGGCGGCGGTAGTGAACAGCTTGGTGTTCGACGCGGGCACGAAGCGCTCGTCGGGGCGCAGCGCGACGATCTCGCCCCCCTCGGGATCGACGACCACCAGCCCGATGCGCGTGCCCGGCGGCGCCTTCGCCAGCGCCTCCATTGCGGCGGGCGGCAGCGGCGCCTCGACCGGCGCGCCCGCCAGCAACAGCGGCAGCAACAGGCTTCCCATCATCGGCGCTCAATCTCTTCGCTCAACAGGGTCAGGAACTCGGCCGCCAGCATCGAGGGCGGGCGATCGAGCAGATGGATGGCATGGACGTCGAAGGTGATGGACGGGCGAAGCGGCCGCATCGCGAGCCCCGGCGTCATCGATGCCGCCGCGGTGAAATTGTCGACGATCGCCAGCCCCACGCCTGCACGCACCAAAGCGGCGGCGATGTAGAAGGTCCGCGCCACCACGATCTCATCCAGCACCAGATCGTGCCGGTCGATCTCCTCAGACAGCAGCTTGCCGATCGGGCCGCTGCCCTTGAGCGAGATCAGCGGCCGCCCGACCAGTTGCGACAATTCCAGCCGGGGCGGCGCATCGGGCATGTCGCGTTCGCGGTAAAGAACGACCATCTCGCCCTCGCCCAGCCAGTCATGGGTGAGCGCCACGCCGCGCGGCGGCTCGCTGGCGATGGCGATGTCGCTTTCGCGTTCATAGAGTTTACGGAGCAGGTCGTCGTGATGGACCGTCTGCAAGTCGAAGCGGACATCGGGCCGCCGGGCAAGAAACCGCGACACCGCATCGGGCAGCACCCCCAGGCCCAGACTGGGCAGCGCGGAGATGCGCAATGTCGTCCCCGCGCCCATGCGCAGGTTGCGCCCCGCCTCGCGCAACGCGCGCACCCGCTCCTGGATATCGGCGACGTCGGCGAACAGCGCATGGGCGTCCTCGGTCGGCAACAGCCGCCCGTTCGAGCGCTGGAACAACTCGAACCCCAGCAGGCTCTCGGCATGGCGGAGCGTCTTGGACACCGAGGGTTGCGACACGTTGAGGGCACGGGCGGCGGCGGAGACCGAGCCGTTGACGTACACCGCGTGGAAAATCTCGATATGGCGAAGGTTCATCGATGCAGCCTAGCGCCCCCGCCCCTATTCCACCACCGACCCGCGAAAGCGCGCCGTATCCAGCTCGCCCTCGCCTCGCGCGACCAGCGTGGCGACCGCTAGATTGGCCGAGGCGGAGGGCACGGTGCGCGTCATGTCGAGCAATCGATCGAACGGCAGGACCAGCCCCACGACCAGCGCGGTCTGCTCCGCGCCCACACCGACCGCCGACAGCATCGCCGCCAGCATGAACAGCGAGGCGGAGGGGACCGGCGCCGTGCCGAACGCCGCCAGCGCGCCGGTCAGCAACATGGTGACGAGCATGGTCGCATCGGGCGCGATGCCCAGCGCCTGCAACGCGAACTGGCCGAGCAGTCCGACATACATGGCGGTGCCGTCCTTGCCGATCGACGCGCCCAGCGGCAACACGGTCGAGGCGACGCCGCGCGACACGCCCAGATTGTCCTGCGCCACCCGCAACGCGACCGGTAGCGTCGCCGAGGACGAGGCGGTCGAAAAGGCGACGACCAGCGCATCGACGATCCCCCGGAAGAAGCGCACCACCGGCAGTCGCGCGATCAACCCGACCAGCCCGGCATGCACCACCAGCATCTGCACCAGCGACCCGAGCACGACCGCCAGCGCCAGCCAGCCGACATGCACGAACACCGCCGCGCCGTTGACCGCCACCGCCTGGGCGATCAGCGCGCAAACGCCGAACGGCGTCACCTCCATCACGGCGCGCACGATATGCAGCAGGACCGAGGACAGACCCTGGAGCAGCGCGACGACCGGCCGCCCCGCCTCGCCCGCCATCACGCTGCCCGTGCCGAGCAGCACGGCGACGAAGATGATCGCCAGCATGTCGCCGCGCGCCAGCGCCTCGACGATGTTGGTCGGCACGATTGACAGCAGCTGGTCGGCGGGCGTCACCGGGGGGCCGAGCGGATGGGGTACCACGCCCCCCAGCGGCATCGCCACGCCGGGCCTCAGCACTAGCACTACTTTGGCAGAGTAGGTTTGTCGGCGGTTATCAGCTGCTTATTACAGTGCGGGCAGTGCATTGACGGTGGTCGTGCCAGCCAGTCGAGGATCGCCTGCCGGATGGCAGGCAGGGTTGGTTGCGGGGGCGGTCCTCCGACTCTTTTTTTTCCGTCCCGCAGCTTTGAGGCGGCGGGATTGCAGGAAGGCGTAGGCGAGCATCGTCATCAAGGCATGTCGATGCAACCCCGGCCATGATCGCCCTTCGAAATGGTCGAGCCCCAGTTCCTCCTTGAGCTGCTGGTGGGCCTGTTCGCAGACCCACCGCGCCTTGATGGCAGCGGCAAGCTGCCGCAGCGGCGTATCGGGCGGGAGATTGGATACGTAGTATTTGCGCTCGCCGCTCGACCGTCGTTCGCCAACCAGCCAGACTTCCTCACCGGGCATGGCCTGGACACGGTTGTCAGCCATGCGGTGCCGATGGCCCTCGGCGATCCGGACGCGTCGGGCAGCGAACAGGCAGGTGAGCCGCCCCTTCGTGCCGCGGCGCCAGGCGACCTTGCGCCACGGCTCGTCGGCAAGCATGTCGGCCACCGATACCGGCGCCCGGTCAGGAATATGATATTTGCGCGGACGTCCGCCTTGAGCCTGCGGAAAGGTCAGTTCAACATCGGGTGCATAGACGGTCTGCCGGGATGACAGGCCCACCGCCCATGACAATCCCCGCTCGCTCAGCGCCTGGCGGAACGCCGTTCCCGAGCCGTATCCCGCATCGGCCAGCACGCATCCGAACCGAACGCCCGCGGCCATCACCCGGTCGATCTCGGCGATGGCGATCTCGGGCTTGCTCATCGCGGCCTGTCGTCCGGCCGGCACCCGTGCACGCTTCATACGTGCCGGATCGCTCGTCCAGTTCTCCGGCAGGAACAGGCGCAGCCCCACCATCACCGGCACCTCGCGCGATGCCAGCGTCACTGACACCAGCGACTGGCAGTTCGCGGTCTTGCCCTGCGACGACGCATATTGCGGCGCCACGCCGACCGAGGCGCGTCCCTTCTTCGGCAGCGCGGTGTCATCGATGACGAGAAAGCCCTTCGCATCGCCGACCAGCAGGTCCGCCTCCGCCAGCAGCCGGCGCTCGAGCGGCGCTGCGTCCCATGTCCCGCTGGCGATGAAATGGTGCAGCTGGTCGTAGCCGGCATCCTCCGTTCGCGCCGCCAGCGGCTGGATGCTCTTGCGGTCGCCCGGGCCGATCAGGCCGGCGATGTAGGTCGGACACATCCGCCGCTGCGCCGGGTGCGTCAGCTCGGCGAGAAACGGCGCCAGCCACGTCTCCAGATCTTGCCGCCAGCTATCCCTCGCAACCATCACGCATCGTCCCGGTCAGCATCTTCATGCCACCGGAATCAACGACGATTCCACCAGTTCCCCTACTCTGCCAAAGTAGTGCTAGGCCCATCGCCATGCCGATCGACACCGCCACCAGCGTGGTCACGGCGAACAGCCCCACGGTGCGCAGGCCGATCGACCCCAGCCGTCGCGGATCGCCCAAGGTCGCGATTCCGCCTGCGATGGTGACCAGCACCACCGGCACCACCAGCATCTTGATCAGACGGACGAACAGCTCGCCCACCAGCCGGATCGCCCCGGCCGCCTCGGGCCGGAACAGCCCCAGCGCGATGCCCAGCAGCAACCCGCCGACCACCCGCTGCCACAGCGGAATGGCGAACCAGCCCCGGATCAGGCGCAAGCGGGCGTTCCCCAGAAGCCGGGTTGGGGCGGGCTCAGAATGCCGCCGTCATCGCGCACGCCGCCGGGGCGATCGGTCGCCAGCCAGAGCGGGCCGTCGAGATCGACGAAGTCCGCGCCCCCCGCGACCAGCATCGCGGGCGCGATGCCCAGCGACGAACACACCATGCACCCCACCATCACGCCGAACCCCCGCGCCCTCGCCTCCGTGGCCAGCGCCCATGCTTCGGTCAAGCCGCCGGTCTTGTCGAGCTTGACGTTGACATGGCTATAGCGCCCGGCCAGCCGATCGAGGTCGGCGCGGGTGTGCAACGCCTCGTCGGCGCAGATCGGGATCGCGCCCGCCAGGTCGGCCAGCCCCTCATCCTCACCGGCAGGCACCGGCTGTTCGAGCAGGTCGACACGCTGGGCCAGCAGCATCGGCAAGCGGTCGGCGATGTCCCCGACCCGCCAGCTTTCATTGGGATCGACGATCAGTCGCGGCGTCGGCGCGACGGCCCGTACCGCCGCGATTTGATCGGCCGCCCCCTCGCGATCGACCTTGATCTTGAGCAGCGGCACCCGCGCCACGCCACGCGCGACCTCGGCCATCGCCTGCGGCGTATCGATCCCGATGGTGATCGCCGACGCCAGCGCGGCCACGGGCGGGATACCCGCCAGCGTGGCGACACTCGTCCCGGCCAGCCGCGCCTCCAGGTCCCATAGGGCGCAATCCACCGCGTTGCGCGCGGCCCCCGCTGGCATCGCCCCGGCGATGTCCGCTCGGGTCGCGCCGTCCTCGATCAGCGCGCGCACGCCCTCGATGGCCGCGATCGCGCCGTCGATCGTCTCGCCATAGCGGGGATAGGGCACGCCCTCGCCCCATCCCTGCGCGTCGCCCTGGCGGATCGTTACCGTCACCACATCGGCGGCCGTCTTCACGCCGCGCGCGATGCGGAACGGCGCCCTTAGCGGGAAAGCGTCGTGACGAACGGTGAGGATGCGTCGCATGACGTCTCCAGCAAGAGGTCGATGATCGGCTCGGCACCGAAGCGATAGGGATCGGTACAGGGCAGGCCCAGCGCATCCTCGGTCTCGGCGCAGAGACGCCGGGCGGCGGTCTCGTCGAGCTTGGCGGTGTTCAGCGCCACCCCGACGGCGCGGACGTCGGGGCTGGTCAGCCGGGCGACCCGCAGATTGGCCTCCAGGCAATCGGCCAGCCCCGGCATCGGGAAATGCGGCAGGCCGCGCATATGCGGGCGCAGCGGATCGTGGCACATCACCAATGCAGTCGGCTGTGCCCCGTGGAGCAGGCCGGTCGAAACGCCTGCAAAGGCCGGGTGGAACAACGAACCCTGCCCCTCGACCAAGTCCCAGCCCTCATCCGTGCGGGCCGGGGCCAGCGTCTCGATCGCCCCTGCGATGAAGTCGGCCACCACCGCATCGAGCGGCACGCCCTCTCCTGCTATCAGGATGCCCGTCTGGCCGGTCGCCCGGAAGTCGGCGACGACACCCCGCGCGCGCATGGCATCCCGAAGGCAGAGCGTGGCGTACATCTTGCCGACCGAACAATCGGTGCCGACGGTCAGCAGCCGGTTGCCCGTGCGCCTGCGACCGTTGCCGACCGGCAGCGTCTCTGGCGCGTCACGCACGTCGAACAAGGTGACGCCGGCCTCCTTCGCCGCCGCGACCAGCACGGGCACGTCGCGCAGCCGCTGATGCAGCCCACAGGCGATGTTGAGCCCGGCACGGATCGCGGCCAGGGCGTCGCCGATCATCCAGTCGGGGAAACGCCCGCCCGGATTGGCGATGCCCAGCACCAGCGTCCGTGCGCCTGCCGTACGCCCGGCGGCGGCATCCATCCGGGGCAGGCCGAGCGTGAACGGACAATCGTCGTGCCGCCACTCGCCCACGCAATCGTCGCGGCGAAAGGCGGCCAGACCGCGCGATGTCTTGAGACCGATCTCGTCATCGGAATGGCCGAGATAGAGGAGGTAGGGAGCGGGAATGGTCATGATGCGAACATGATAGAAGCAACTCCCTATACGCCGCCAATCGCGCTCGCATCGCCGCCTATAACGTCCGGCTATTGGCCGCAGCCGCCGGGCCGGGGCCGCAGCAGCGCCCGGCCCGCTGCAACGCCCGTCGCCGCCCCATCGGACAGCGCCCGTCGCCCGTTGACGAACAGCGCGCTCACCCCGACGCTGGGCACCCGCGGATGCATATAGTCGGCGCGCGGCGCATATGTCTGGGGATCGAGCACCACGACGTCGGCATAATAGCCGGGCCGGAGATATCCGCGCTGCGCGATGCGGTACATGTCCGCCGTGGCGCCGGTCGACCGGCGGATAAATTGCGACAAGGTGATCACCTTCCGCTCTACGACATAGGTGCGATAGAGTTGCGGGAAGGTCGCATATTGGCGCGGATGGCCGTCCGATCCGTCCGACGAGGTCACCACCCAGGGCTGTTTCATGATGAGGTCGACGTCGCGATCCACCATGTTGAAGCTGGCCACGTCGCTGCCCGCCGGGCCGGTGCGCGCCGCATTGGGCACGCGCAGGTTACGGATCGCCGCATCGATCGGCGAGAGCCCCCACTGTGCCGCCATCGCGGCAAGCGTCTTGCCGCTCCAGGGCTGGCCCTGCGCGGTGAGCAGCAGCGAGTCCGCCCCGCCACGCCGACGCAGATTCTCCGCCATCTCGGTCTTCAGCCGCGCGAGTGCGGCCGGATCGTCGAACCGCGCGAGCAACCTGGCATAGCCGCCGTCCATCGCCCAACCCGGCACCAGCGCGGCATCGACGCTCGATCCCGAGGCGAGCCAGGGATATTGGTCGGCGGTCACGACCTGACCGGTGCGGCGGGCCGCCTCGATCGTGGCGATCAGCGCGGGCGCCTGGCCCTGCACATCGACGCCCAGCGCCTTCAGATGGGCGAAATGGACCGGCGTGCCCGCGATGCGCCCGATCTCGATCGCTTCCCGTGTCGAGGCGAGGAGGCCGATCGAATAATGGGCCTCGTCGCGCTGGTGCGTGTCGTACAGGCCGCCGCGCTTGCCCGCCTCGCTGGCGACCGCCGCCACCTCGTCCGTTTTGGCGAAGCTTTGCGGCGGATAGAACAGGCCGGTGGACAGGCCATAGGCGCCCTCGCACATCGCGCGGGCCGCAAGCCGCTTT
This window harbors:
- a CDS encoding serine hydrolase, translated to MKFRAARTRRARIAPLLAWLAICAAPASAAPAACPILSAPSTRASDTRFARIDAAVRGGVGTLYPGAVLLVTDRGRIVHRAAFGHAQTLTTAPDGTPHPLATPRAMSVDTLFDMASVTKIEATTAAILHLMGTRRLSLDDRLGALLPEFQGTDKADITVRQLLTHRAGLWEWQPTWLHRDASGEILPYLAALPLRYPVGSRFAYSDLGFMLLGAIVERVAGMKLDRYVREELYRPLGMTDTGFVPSSTLRRRAAATSQGDAYQRRMAETGKPYPAAPFPPAQPFAGYRNHMLVGEANDANAALGWRGVAGHAGLFSTATDLARYAQALLNGGCHGRWRLAPASTIAAFEQTPFDADQALGFHKTQLPGIAAPFYGHSGFTGTWFAFSPQLDMTVVLLTNRVHRPDGEPYPALDTLRETVLLDAVATVLDNRNKEKTWR
- a CDS encoding beta-N-acetylglucosaminidase domain-containing protein, which gives rise to MALNLGVIEGFFGKPWSWADRTTVLRTLAGAGYRFYHYGPKADPFLRRRWREPHPPEQFAPLAAFAAECRRLGVRFGVALTPAGSTHPFNEESRAALTRKLRQLDALGIDDLAILFDDLPADLPDLARSQAELVDFCANNSRATQVFFCPSFYSDDPILERAWGKRPPDYLQRLGRHLDRKVRVYWTGEEVVSREIGVAHLERVQHELGRKVCLWDNYPVNDGVRMSQYLHLRAFTGRPAAIRHHVTGHAINPASQPLLSCIPALTLAASYREGERYAYGQAFLTAATKVLGADFGTMLHRDILPLQDTGLDNLGPRFAELRERYGAIDHPAAREITDWLDGRFRTTLEEVQTQ
- a CDS encoding BadF/BadG/BcrA/BcrD ATPase family protein; this encodes MTQFFLGVDAGGSHCRCRLVDGTGQVLATAQAGPANAGLGLDALYATLRRVTEDAVRAAGLDAAQVAGVRAAMGIAGISRPGVRAALEGFAFPFASTVFDTDAVIANLGAHGGGDGAILIIGTGSIAQVRVGGQSFRIGGYGFPISDEGSGAALGLSAMRHALRALDGRTRATPLSTAVTERFGHDTARAIAWMDQATPRDYGSFAPLVMDYAEADDAIARSIVEDAAGHIERFIETIYERGAPRCALLGGLSAKMRPWLRARTVARLSEPLGDALSGALYLAGLPTRTTEILP
- the dacB gene encoding D-alanyl-D-alanine carboxypeptidase/D-alanyl-D-alanine-endopeptidase; amino-acid sequence: MMGSLLLPLLLAGAPVEAPLPPAAMEALAKAPPGTRIGLVVVDPEGGEIVALRPDERFVPASNTKLFTTAAAFATLNVATPDVSGGATVRLEGQGTPTVILAGHGDARLSSAPDCRVDCLAELATAVARRTRAVGDVVGDDTAFPDERWPKGMSWNNMSGAYGTGISALTLDDNVATLTVTPTAPGAPPRVVGDGYYRIDNAATTGAAGGARTLSVERMPGSDLVRVTGSLALATAPVVLRLGVDDPAHRAAWRFAQLLRAAGVTVTGRITVRHRSLTDADDPVRRGGRPVAVVAPVPVLASLTPPPLAEDLRETNKTSQNLHAELLLRRLGPSGSVADGHAVVDTVLARAGVPRATYDFADGAGMSNYNRVTPRATVALLRWAETQPWGAAWLATFPVAATDGTLARRFVGTPLAGRLMAKTGTLNAANALAGTMIAASGRMLTFAAYANDMADDASATAAIDAALVAIAAAN
- a CDS encoding LysR family transcriptional regulator, giving the protein MNLRHIEIFHAVYVNGSVSAAARALNVSQPSVSKTLRHAESLLGFELFQRSNGRLLPTEDAHALFADVADIQERVRALREAGRNLRMGAGTTLRISALPSLGLGVLPDAVSRFLARRPDVRFDLQTVHHDDLLRKLYERESDIAIASEPPRGVALTHDWLGEGEMVVLYRERDMPDAPPRLELSQLVGRPLISLKGSGPIGKLLSEEIDRHDLVLDEIVVARTFYIAAALVRAGVGLAIVDNFTAAASMTPGLAMRPLRPSITFDVHAIHLLDRPPSMLAAEFLTLLSEEIERR
- a CDS encoding dicarboxylate/amino acid:cation symporter, with product MVPHPLGPPVTPADQLLSIVPTNIVEALARGDMLAIIFVAVLLGTGSVMAGEAGRPVVALLQGLSSVLLHIVRAVMEVTPFGVCALIAQAVAVNGAAVFVHVGWLALAVVLGSLVQMLVVHAGLVGLIARLPVVRFFRGIVDALVVAFSTASSSATLPVALRVAQDNLGVSRGVASTVLPLGASIGKDGTAMYVGLLGQFALQALGIAPDATMLVTMLLTGALAAFGTAPVPSASLFMLAAMLSAVGVGAEQTALVVGLVLPFDRLLDMTRTVPSASANLAVATLVARGEGELDTARFRGSVVE
- a CDS encoding IS701 family transposase; its protein translation is MVARDSWRQDLETWLAPFLAELTHPAQRRMCPTYIAGLIGPGDRKSIQPLAARTEDAGYDQLHHFIASGTWDAAPLERRLLAEADLLVGDAKGFLVIDDTALPKKGRASVGVAPQYASSQGKTANCQSLVSVTLASREVPVMVGLRLFLPENWTSDPARMKRARVPAGRQAAMSKPEIAIAEIDRVMAAGVRFGCVLADAGYGSGTAFRQALSERGLSWAVGLSSRQTVYAPDVELTFPQAQGGRPRKYHIPDRAPVSVADMLADEPWRKVAWRRGTKGRLTCLFAARRVRIAEGHRHRMADNRVQAMPGEEVWLVGERRSSGERKYYVSNLPPDTPLRQLAAAIKARWVCEQAHQQLKEELGLDHFEGRSWPGLHRHALMTMLAYAFLQSRRLKAAGRKKKSRRTAPATNPACHPAGDPRLAGTTTVNALPAL
- a CDS encoding cation:dicarboxylate symporter family transporter codes for the protein MRLIRGWFAIPLWQRVVGGLLLGIALGLFRPEAAGAIRLVGELFVRLIKMLVVPVVLVTIAGGIATLGDPRRLGSIGLRTVGLFAVTTLVAVSIGMAMGLALLWQSRGTGGIVVDSGGMKMLTGTMRDGCEG